From Lonchura striata isolate bLonStr1 chromosome 3, bLonStr1.mat, whole genome shotgun sequence, one genomic window encodes:
- the SLC2A12 gene encoding solute carrier family 2, facilitated glucose transporter member 12, with translation MMAGQSTEDLSQQSRTMGAGQDAERGRGCRRSRLPAAAGCGTFTFLSSAIAAISGLLMGYELGLISGALLQMSSILKLSCKEQEVIVSSLLFGALFASLTGGFLIDRFGRRLAIIIASSLLVLGSLILLPYESYEILIVGRIAIGISISLSSIATCVYIAEIAPQHRRGLLVSLNELMIVIGILFAYISNYAFASISHGWKYMFGLVIPLGTLQAIAMYFLPPSPRFLVMKNNDEAARKVLERLRETSDATKELTVIKSSLKDEHQYSFLDLFRSKNNMRARMLVGLTLVFFVQTTGQPNILFYASTVLKSVGFQSNEAASLASTGVGVVKVVSTVPATFFVDQVGSKTFLCIGSSVMAISLVTMGLVNRNIHVNFTKVCRSQSPEDFSLQRPGNFTVANASLKDLFASVASAERLSFDVQSPDVARTGELNRTALAGGKSTTGSHMESGEVPVVLKWLSLASLLVYVAAFSIGLGPMSWLVLSEIFPGGIRGRAMALTSSMNWGINLLISLTFLTVTELIGLSWVCFIYTAMSLASLAFVIMFIPETKGCSLEQISMELAKQKYVRTPLCGVSQRREKLVELAEREKEQLY, from the exons GTTGTGGAACATTCACCTTTCTATCTTCTGCCATTGCTGCCATAAGTGGACTTCTGATGGGCTATGAGTTGGGCCTTATCTCTGGAGCTCTTCTTCAGATGAGCAGCATTTTAAAACTCTCTTGCAAAGAGCAGGAAGTCATTGTAAGTTCCCTGCTTTTTGGGGCCTTATTTGCATCCCTTACTGGTGGATTTCTTATAGACAGATTTGGAAGGAGACTTGCTATTATTATTGCATCTTCTTTACTTGTGCTGGGGAGCCTGATTTTGCTGCCCTATGAATCATACGAGATACTCATTGTGGGCCGGATTGCCATAGGTATTTCCATATCATTATCATCAATTGCAACATGTGTGTATATCGCTGAAATCGCCCCACAGCACAGAAGAGGCCTCCTTGTGTCATTAAATGAACTCATGATTGTGATAGGCATTCTCTTTGCCTATATTTCAAATTATGCATTTGCCAGCATATCTCATGGCTGGAAGTATATGTTTGGCCTCGTGATTCCATTAGGTACTCTGCAGGCTATTGCCATGTACTTCCTTCCTCCAAGCCCTCGGTTCCTTGTGATGAAAAATAACGATGAAGCGGCAAGAAAAGTACTGGAGAGGCTACGGGAAACATCAGATGCTACTAAAGAGCTTACTGTGATTAAGTCTTCCCTGAAAGATGAACATCAGTATAGTTTCTTGGACCTGTTTCGCTCAAAAAACAACATGAGGGCCCGAATGCTGGTAGGACTCACTCTAGTGTTTTTTGTGCAAACAACGGGGCAGcccaacattttattttatgcatCGACTGTTTTGAAGTCAGTTGGGTTCCAGAGCAATGAAGCTGCCAGCTTGGCTTCCACTGGAGTTGGAGTGGTTAAAGTGGTCAGCACAGTCCCAGCTACGTTTTTTGTGGATCAAGTTGGAAGTAAAACTTTTCTGTGTATTGGCTCTTCTGTTATGGCAATATCATTGGTCACTATGGGCTTAGTGAACCGTAACATACATGTGAATTTCACCAAGGTCTGCAGAAGCCAGTCTCCAGAGGATTTCTCTCTCCAGAGACCGGGAAACTTTACTGTCGCCAATGCGAGTCTCAAGGACCTCTTTGCTAGCgtggcttcagcagaaagattGTCATTTGATGTACAAAGCCCAGATGTTGCCAGGACAGGAGAACTGAACAGGACTGCCCTGGCAGGAGGCAAAAGCACAACAGGGTCTCACATGGAAAGTGGGGAGGTTCCTGTTGTCCTGAAATGGCTCTCACTGGCCAGCCTGCTTGTCTATGTTGCTGCATTTTCCATAGGTCTTGGACCAA TGTCCTGGTTGGTCCTGAGTGAAATTTTCCCTGGTGGGATCAGAGGACGGGCCATGGCTTTGACATCTAGCATGAACTGGGGTATAAATCTCCTCATCTCCTTGACGTTTTTGACTGTAACTG AGCTCATTGGCTTGTCCTGGGTGTGCTTCATTTACACAGCAATGAGTCTAGCATCACTGGCTTTTGTTATCATGTTTATAccagagacaaaaggatgctccttgGAGCAAATATCCATGGAACTAGCTAAACA GAAATACGTGAGGACGCCCTTGTGCGGGGTGAGCCAGCGCAGAGAGAAACTGGTGGAACTTGccgagagagaaaaagagcaacTCTACTAG
- the TBPL1 gene encoding TATA box-binding protein-like 1: protein MDADSDVALDILITNVVCVFRTRCHLNLRKIALEGANVIYKRDVGKVLMKLRKPRITATIWSSGKVICTGATSEEEAKFGARRLARSLQKLGFQVIFTDFKVVNVLAVCNMPFEIRLPEFTKNNRPHASYEPELHPAVCYRIKSLRATLQIFSTGSITVTGPNVKAVASAVEQIYPFVFESRK from the exons ATGGATGCGGACAGTGATGTTGCACTGGACATTTTAATCACAAATGTAGTGTGTGTTTTTAGAACAAGATGTCATTTAAACTTGAGGAAGATTGCATTAGAGGGAGCAAATGTGATATACAAGCGTGACGTTGGG aagGTTTTAATGAAGCTTAGGAAACCTAGGATTACGGCCACAATTTGGTCCTCAGGAAAAGTTATTTGCACAGGAGCCACAAG tGAAGAAGAAGCTAAATTTGGTGCCAGACGACTAGCTCGTAGTCTACAGAAACTAGGTTTTCAG GTAATTTTCACAGATTTTAAAGTTGTGAATGTTTTAGCAGTGTGCAACATGCCCTTTGAGATCAGATTGCCAGAATTTACAAAGAATAACAGACCTCATGCGAG tTATGAACCAGAACTTCATCCTGCCGTGTGTTACAGAATAAAATCTCTCAGAGCTACCTTACAGATTTTTTCCACAGGCAGTATCACAGTTACAG GGCCAAATGTAAAGGCTGTTGCCAGTGCTGTGGAACAGATTTATCCATTCGTGTTTGAaagcaggaaataa